In Papilio machaon chromosome W, ilPapMach1.1, whole genome shotgun sequence, a single genomic region encodes these proteins:
- the LOC123723296 gene encoding uncharacterized protein LOC123723296 produces the protein MDAIQESLTNLQQMFTQRMDIYQGELAAASAVPAATITSLSAEFTTFRTFIMSALKSLQEQVALLSSQADNLESQSRRKILLLHGVPETTSEDTVSVVVHTIATKMKLENFSAADIKQCHRMGQLTSDRPRTILFKIANHERRTSIWKMKSALKGTGITLSEFLTKHRHDTFMAARQKFGISKCWTNNGSVFVIIDGMRHRINTMSEFEKLNKASTSKSGETVNKAPASTRESRAASKSKRAAGTGASGKK, from the coding sequence ATGGACGCCATTCAAGAATCACTAACCAATCTCCAACAAATGTTTACTCAGCGCATGGATATTTATCAAGGTGAGCTGGCAGCTGCAAGTGCTGTGCCTGCAGCTACCATCACAAGTCTGTCAGCAGAGTTCACAACTTTCCGCACTTTCATTATGTCCGCACTGAAGTCACTTCAAGAACAAGTGGCACTCCTCTCCTCTCAAGCAGATAATCTGGAGTCACAGAGTCGACGCAAAATCTTGTTACTCCATGGGGTGCCCGAGACCACATCGGAAGATACTGTCTCAGTAGTGGTTCATACTATTGCGACTAAAATGAAGCTGGAGAATTTTTCTGCTGCTGACATTAAGCAATGCCACAGAATGGGCCAGTTAACTTCGGACCGGCCTCGTACAATATTGTTCAAGATAGCTAACCATGAGCGCAGAACGTCCATATGGAAGATGAAATCTGCGCTCAAGGGCACGGGTATAACCCTGTCGGAGTTTCTGACCAAACACCGACATGACACCTTCATGGCAGCTAGGCAGAAGTTTGGCATTTCCAAGTGTTGGACGAACAATGGATCAGTGTTCGTAATCATTGATGGCATGCGTCACCGCATCAACACCATGAGTGAATTTGAAAAACTCAACAAGGCATCCACTTCTAAGTCTGGCGAGACAGTCAATAAGGCGCCAGCATCAACTAGGGAGTCCCGTGCAGCATCGAAGAGTAAGAGGGCTGCGGGCACAGGTGCCTCCGGCAAGAAGTAG